Proteins encoded within one genomic window of Theobroma cacao cultivar B97-61/B2 chromosome 7, Criollo_cocoa_genome_V2, whole genome shotgun sequence:
- the LOC18594270 gene encoding serine/threonine-protein kinase fray2: MGGTRSYSANPRDYQLLEEIGHGATATVYKAIYLPSKDVVAVKCLDLDRCSGTNLDDVRREAQTMRLINHPNVLRAYSSFVVDRNLWVVMPFMSEGSCLHRMKTAYPDGFEEAAIASILKETLKALDYLHRQGHIHRDVKAGNILLDNNGTVKLADFGVSACMFDSGDRQRSRNTFVGTPCWMAPEVMQPGTGYNSKADIWSFGITALELAHGHAPFSKYPPMKVLLMTIQNAPPRLDQDRDKKFSKSFKDMVAMCLVKDQTKRPTAEKLLKHSFFKHAKRPELSVKKLFTPLPRLSNPAKPLQLNDAAQLALKNMPSAEQEATSRSQYQRGVSAWNFDIEDLKAQASLVHDDDDIHECKDADRSMKSSLGDKTAASCISSSCIVLSNDQCKSWVIIPA; encoded by the coding sequence ATGGGAGGTACTCGGAGTTACTCAGCTAACCCTAGAGATTACCAGCTTCTTGAAGAAATCGGCCATGGAGCCACTGCTACTGTTTACAAAGCAATCTATCTTCCTTCAAAGGACGTCGTGGCTGTCAAGTGTTTGGATCTTGATCGCTGCAGCGGTACTAATCTGGATGACGTACGTCGGGAAGCTCAAACAATGAGATTGATTAATCACCCTAATGTTCTTCGGGCATATTCTTCGTTCGTAGTTGACCGCAACCTCTGGGTAGTCATGCCGTTCATGTCGGAGGGTTCCTGCTTGCATCGCATGAAAACGGCCTATCCCGATGGATTCGAAGAGGCTGCTATCGCTTCCATTCTTAAGGAAACTCTTAAGGCTTTGGATTATCTTCACCGACAAGGACATATTCATCGGGATGTCAAGGCTGGGAACATACTGCTTGATAACAATGGAACAGTTAAGCTCGCCGACTTTGGTGTTTCAGCTTGCATGTTCGATTCAGGAGACAGACAACGTTCGAGAAATACCTTTGTGGGGACTCCTTGCTGGATGGCACCGGAGGTCATGCAGCCAGGAACTGGATATAACTCCAAGGCAGATATATGGTCATTCGGCATAACAGCATTGGAGTTGGCCCATGGTCATGCACCTTTTTCCAAATATCCACCCATGAAGGTTCTCTTGATGACCATACAAAATGCTCCTCCACGACTTGATCAAGATCGTGATAAGAAGTTCTCCAAGTCTTTCAAAGATATGGTTGCGATGTGCCTGGTGAAAGATCAAACAAAGAGACCCACTGCAGAGAAATTATTGAAGCACTCGTTTTTTAAGCATGCAAAGCGTCCTGAGCTTTCTGTGAAGAAATTATTTACTCCTCTGCCACGGCTGTCGAATCCTGCGAAACCCCTTCAGCTTAACGATGCTGCACAACTCGCTCTCAAGAATATGCCTTCAGCAGAACAAGAAGCTACATCACGGAGTCAGTATCAAAGAGGAGTTAGCGCCTGGAATTTTGATATTGAGGATTTGAAAGCGCAAGCATCTCtggtgcatgatgatgatgatattcaCGAATGCAAAGATGCTGATCGAAGCATGAAATCAAGCCTTGGTGATAAGACTGCAGCTTCCTGTATTAGTTCTTCTTGTATTGTACTTTCCAATGATCAATGTAAGAGCTGGGTCATAATTCCAGCTTAG
- the LOC18594271 gene encoding receptor like protein 30 — MECLRSFNQFLCLLLLYLNFQATLSSSISSSLATQVCSHEESAALIQFKKSFSLDKDASKECGHNGILSYPKTDSWKEGTDCCSWDGISCDNATGQVIGLDLSCSWLYGTIPSNSSLFLLRHLQKLNLAYNYFYNSMISPDQFGQLENLLHLNLSSSSFSGLIPNSIFYLVNLTYLDLSSNNLSGSLELNMLSKLHSLEGLDLSYNTLSLNSDIDVDYTLPNLQYLQLASCNISEFPHFLSRFEVLQHLDLSYNKLSLNSDIDLDYALPNLQYLRLSSCNISEFPHFLSRSEGLQHLDLSNNRISGQIPKWMWDVGKDSLALLNLSLNSLTYLEQLPWKNMKILDLHSNLIQGSLPILPLDTRYFSISNNKLTGEINSFICNVKFLSVLDLSHNSLVGTIPKCLVKLSNLLVLNLGMNKLNGTIPSTFAKDCALRYLNLNGNLLEGPLTESIKDCRSLELFDLGNNNINDTFPHWLGALPGLRVLILHSNSFHGSIYGSRTNHSFQNLQILDLSNNNFCGPLPASYINSLKQMMHLDENFVPYMEEQINNYSVIYNYSTGPIRVKGFDMIGSAKFLTMYTGIDLSSNKFEGEIPKIFGELSSLRGLNLSHNRLSGHIPLSLGNLISLEWLDLSSNKLTGMIPEELVGLSFLEVLNVSNNQLVGPVPLEKQFATFDSSSYEGNEGLCGSPLSRPCMNPEPRSPPSPPPPSPTLMNSNKINGYKIGFGWLDKAVFVGYACGFLFGVPVGYIVFRKPQLIVPS; from the coding sequence ATGGAGTGTTTACGTAGTTTCAATCAATTTCTCTGCCTTCTTTTGCtttacttgaattttcaagctactctttcatcctccataTCTTCTTCTTTAGCAACACAAGTGTGTTCTCACGAAGAGAGTGCTGCCTTGATTCAATTCAAGAAGTCATTTTCCTTGGACAAAGATGCTTCTAAGGAATGTGGCCATAATGGCATCCTATCTTATCCTAAAACGGATTCATGGAAGGAAGGTACAGACTGCTGCTCATGGGATGGTATCAGTTGTGACAATGCAACAGGTCAAGTGATCGGCCTTGACCTCAGTTGCAGTTGGCTCTATGGTACCATTCCTTCCAATAGTAGCCTATTTCTCCTTCGACACCTGCAGAAGCTCAACCTTGCCTATAATTACTTCTACAATTCCATGATCTCACCTGACCAGTTTGGTCAATTGGAGAATCTACTGCATCTCAACCTCTCTAGCTCAAGCTTTTCAGGTCTGATTCCGAATTCAATATTCTATCTTGTGAACCTTACTTATCTTGATTTATCATCCAATAACCTAAGTGGTTCTCTGGAGTTGAATATGTTATCGAAACTTCACAGTCTTGAAGGTCTTGATCTTTCATACAACACTCTATCACTGAACTCTGATATTGATGTTGATTATACCTTGCCTAATCTTCAGTATTTGCAGCTGGCTTCTTGCAACATTAGTGAATTTCCCCACTTCTTAAGTAGATTTGAAGTTTTGCAGCATTTAGATCTTTCATATAACAAGCTATCACTGAACTCTGATATTGATCTTGATTATGCCTTACCTAATCTTCAATATTTGCGTTTGTCTTCTTGCAACATTAGTGAATTTCCCCACTTTTTAAGTAGATCTGAAGGTTTGCAGCATTTAGATCTTTCCAACAATAGAATTTCTGGTCAGATTCCCAAATGGATGTGGGATGTAGGGAAAGACTCTTTGGCCTTGTTAAACCTTTCTCTTAACTCCCTTACATATTTAGAGCAACTTCCATGGAAGAATATGAAAATTCTTGACCTTCATTCCAACTTGATCCAAGGATCACTTCCAATTCTTCCTCTTGACACAAGATACTTTTCAATctcaaataataaattgacCGGAGAGATCAATTCTTTCATATGCAATGTAAAATTTCTATCAGTTCTCGATTTGTCTCACAACTCTTTGGTTGGAACCATTCCAAAATGCCTTGTGAAGTTGAGCAATCTTTTAGTGTTGAACCTGGGGATGAATAAGCTTAATGGAACCATTCCTTCAACATTTGCCAAAGATTGTGCACTAAGGTATCTCAATTTGAATGGAAATCTATTGGAAGGGCCATTGACGGAGTCTATCAAAGATTGTAGAAGCCTGGAACTGTTTGATCTTGGCAACAACAACATAAATGATACATTTCCCCATTGGCTGGGAGCACTACCGGGATTACGAGTTCTTATATTACATTCAAATAGCTTCCATGGTTCCATTTATGGTTCAAGGACCAATCATTCTTTTCAAAACTTGCAGATTCTTGATCTTTCCAACAATAATTTTTGTGGCCCTTTACCGGCTAGTTATATCAATAGTTTGAAGCAAATGATGCATCTAGATGAAAACTTTGTGCCGTATATGGAGGAACAAATTAATAACTACAGCGTCATTTATAATTATTCTACTGGTCCTATAAGGGTTAAAGGGTTTGATATGATTGGATCTGCCAAATTTTTGACCATGTACACAGGCATTGATCTATCAAGTAACAAGTTTGAAGGAGAgattccaaaaatttttggAGAGCTTAGTTCGCTCAGAGGGCTTAACCTTTCTCATAACAGACTGAGTGGTCATATCCCGTTATCATTGGGAAATTTGATCAGTCTTGAATGGTTAGATCTTTCCTCAAACAAGTTAACTGGGATGATTCCAGAGGAATTGGTAGGTTTGTCATTTCTTGAAGTTTTAAACGTTTCCAATAATCAACTTGTTGGACCTGTCCCATTAGAAAAGCAATTCGCCACTTTTGACAGTAGTTCCTATGAAGGAAATGAAGGACTATGTGGTTCTCCACTCTCTAGACCTTGCATGAATCCTGAGCCACGATCACCACCATCACCTCCACCACCATCACCGACACTGATGAACTCCAACAAAATCAATGGTTACAAAATTGGATTTGGCTGGTTGGACAAAGCTGTCTTCGTTGGTTATGCATGTGGATTTCTATTTGGAGTGCCTGTGGGATACATTGTTTTCCGTAAACCACAATTGATTGTGCCGTCATGA